From Draconibacterium halophilum, one genomic window encodes:
- the rhaD gene encoding rhamnulose-1-phosphate aldolase — protein MDALKKLPAEVVKHIYQVSEVAGYLWEKEWAEKSSGNISIDLSGLFPESIINRIHDEVSFDFPIDAAGMVLFVTGSGCRLRHLVDRVDEVAAIIAVNSTATAYSVLWGGKSAGFKPTSELRAHIKIHLFNAANHTGRKAVVHAHPGELVVLSHHKLFKDEALFNHSLWKMCPEIKLYVPRGVGCAGYARYGTEELANLTLEALKNHDIVLWEKHGALATGVDIEEAFDFLDVANKGAKLLLLAWNAGFDPEGLSPEQLDDLMKP, from the coding sequence AGCGAAGTTGCCGGTTATTTATGGGAAAAGGAATGGGCCGAAAAAAGCTCAGGAAATATTTCCATTGATCTAAGCGGACTTTTCCCGGAATCAATTATAAACCGGATTCATGACGAAGTTTCCTTCGATTTTCCAATCGATGCAGCCGGGATGGTACTTTTTGTTACCGGTTCGGGTTGTCGGTTGCGGCATCTTGTAGATAGAGTAGATGAAGTTGCAGCAATTATAGCTGTTAATTCAACCGCTACGGCCTATTCGGTTTTGTGGGGAGGCAAAAGTGCCGGATTTAAACCCACTTCCGAATTGAGGGCGCACATAAAAATTCATCTTTTTAATGCAGCAAATCATACCGGCCGAAAAGCTGTCGTTCATGCACATCCAGGTGAGTTGGTTGTTTTAAGTCACCATAAACTGTTTAAGGATGAGGCTTTATTTAATCACTCGCTCTGGAAGATGTGCCCGGAAATAAAATTGTATGTTCCGCGGGGAGTTGGTTGTGCCGGTTATGCTCGGTATGGAACCGAAGAACTGGCAAATCTAACGCTTGAAGCATTGAAAAACCACGATATTGTTTTGTGGGAAAAACACGGCGCTTTAGCAACCGGAGTGGATATAGAGGAAGCGTTCGACTTTTTGGATGTGGCCAATAAGGGAGCTAAACTTTTGTTGTTGGCATGGAATGCCGGATTCGATCCCGAAGGACTGTCGCCTGAACAACTGGATGATTTGATGAAGCCCTGA
- a CDS encoding glycoside hydrolase family 3 N-terminal domain-containing protein yields the protein MICNKLRLNSVLTLLVLLLVSGSLSASVSQKSVKEIVKSMTLEQKAQLVIGTGMYFPLPDSIREKMPPMFGGGLDTSTPYGKMIDKIRGYLPGTAGVTAEFPDLGVTSQTLADGPAGLRISPIRDGETDTYYCTAFPIATVMASSWDTDLVESVGKAMGKEVLEYGADVLLAPALNIQRDPLCGRNFEYYSEDPLVSGKMAAAMVNGIQSNGVGTSIKHFAVNNQETNRMSVDVIVSERALREIYLKGFKIAVQESQPWTVMSSYNKVNGVYTSESHDLLTKILRDDWGFKGYVMTDWGGGSDVVAQMKAGNDMIQPGSPETIKTLIEAVESGKLDESVLDTNVERILNIMVETPRYKGYKISNKPDLKAHAEVTRQAATDGMVLLENNGALPFANSIKNVAAFGNASYDFISGGTGSGDVNEAYTVSLLEGLQNAGYQTYDELKKTYETYMEEASKVQDKSKNFIAALMGGKIPVEEMALDASIAEEMAAKADIALITIGRNAGEGGDREAVEGDFYLNKNEKDLIKTVTDAFHAKGKKAVVILNVGGVVETASWSNIPDAILCAWQPGQEGGNSVVDVLSGKVNPSGKLAQTFPVKYEDGSSSDNFPGEAIKVEGAEDNTADQSGFSMMRRVPWEVVYEEDIYVGYRYFNTFDVPVAYEFGYGKSYTTFEYSNLKLSDKNLNGKITVSIDVKNTGDVAGKEVVQVYASAPGKSLEKPEEELVAFGKTALLEPGKSATLSFDIDAALLASFDEGSTSWITEAGDYTIKVGASSKDIKEKATFSVANDITVQKVSKAMVPERDFEKMHR from the coding sequence ATGATCTGTAATAAACTTAGACTAAACAGTGTGCTGACCCTCCTTGTATTATTACTTGTATCCGGCAGTCTGTCGGCAAGTGTTTCACAAAAAAGCGTAAAAGAAATCGTTAAGTCAATGACCCTGGAGCAGAAAGCTCAGTTGGTTATTGGCACAGGAATGTATTTCCCATTACCCGATTCTATTCGCGAAAAAATGCCACCAATGTTTGGTGGAGGTTTGGATACCAGCACTCCTTACGGAAAAATGATTGATAAAATCAGAGGTTATTTACCCGGAACTGCAGGCGTTACAGCAGAATTTCCTGACTTAGGAGTAACCAGTCAAACATTGGCTGACGGTCCTGCCGGATTACGTATCAGCCCAATCCGCGATGGTGAAACCGATACTTATTATTGTACAGCTTTCCCGATTGCAACCGTAATGGCTTCATCGTGGGATACTGATTTAGTAGAATCGGTAGGAAAAGCGATGGGTAAAGAGGTGCTGGAATATGGTGCCGATGTTCTTTTAGCACCTGCATTGAATATTCAACGTGATCCACTTTGCGGACGTAACTTCGAATATTATTCGGAAGATCCGCTGGTATCCGGCAAAATGGCAGCTGCCATGGTGAATGGCATTCAGTCGAACGGAGTTGGAACTTCCATCAAACACTTTGCGGTAAACAACCAGGAAACCAATCGTATGTCGGTTGATGTAATTGTTAGCGAACGTGCTTTGCGCGAAATTTATCTGAAAGGTTTTAAAATCGCGGTTCAGGAAAGTCAGCCATGGACAGTGATGTCATCTTACAATAAAGTAAACGGAGTTTATACTTCAGAGAGTCATGATCTGTTGACTAAAATTCTTCGCGACGATTGGGGATTTAAAGGTTACGTAATGACCGACTGGGGCGGGGGTAGCGATGTTGTTGCCCAAATGAAAGCCGGAAACGATATGATCCAGCCCGGTTCGCCTGAGACCATAAAAACGCTTATCGAAGCCGTTGAGTCAGGAAAGCTCGATGAATCGGTTTTGGATACAAATGTTGAGCGTATTCTGAATATTATGGTTGAGACACCACGATACAAAGGATATAAAATATCGAACAAACCAGATTTAAAAGCACACGCGGAAGTAACTCGTCAGGCCGCTACCGATGGAATGGTATTACTGGAAAATAACGGTGCACTTCCATTTGCAAACAGCATAAAAAATGTAGCCGCATTCGGAAATGCTTCCTACGATTTTATTTCAGGAGGTACCGGTAGTGGCGACGTGAATGAAGCTTACACGGTTTCGTTGTTGGAAGGCCTGCAAAATGCCGGTTACCAAACTTACGACGAACTTAAAAAGACTTACGAAACCTACATGGAAGAAGCGAGTAAAGTGCAGGATAAATCCAAAAACTTTATTGCTGCTTTAATGGGTGGAAAAATTCCTGTTGAAGAAATGGCTTTGGATGCCTCGATTGCTGAAGAGATGGCTGCAAAAGCTGATATTGCCCTAATCACTATCGGCCGAAATGCCGGAGAAGGTGGCGACCGCGAAGCTGTTGAAGGCGACTTCTATTTGAATAAGAACGAAAAAGACCTGATCAAAACAGTTACCGACGCTTTTCACGCAAAAGGTAAAAAAGCGGTGGTTATTCTGAATGTAGGCGGCGTAGTTGAAACCGCCAGCTGGAGCAATATTCCTGATGCTATTCTTTGTGCATGGCAACCTGGACAGGAGGGTGGTAATTCGGTAGTTGATGTACTTTCAGGAAAAGTAAATCCGTCAGGTAAACTGGCACAAACTTTCCCTGTGAAATATGAGGATGGTTCGTCGTCGGATAATTTCCCCGGCGAGGCAATAAAAGTTGAGGGAGCAGAAGATAATACCGCCGACCAATCCGGTTTCTCGATGATGCGCCGCGTACCCTGGGAAGTGGTTTACGAAGAAGATATTTACGTGGGGTACCGTTATTTCAATACTTTCGATGTGCCGGTTGCCTACGAATTCGGATACGGAAAATCGTACACAACATTTGAATACAGCAACCTGAAACTGAGCGACAAAAATTTAAATGGTAAAATTACGGTTTCCATCGATGTGAAAAATACCGGTGATGTTGCGGGTAAAGAAGTGGTTCAGGTCTATGCCAGCGCGCCGGGTAAATCACTTGAAAAACCGGAAGAAGAGTTGGTAGCCTTTGGAAAAACTGCGCTGTTAGAACCGGGAAAATCTGCAACTCTATCATTTGATATTGATGCGGCACTTTTGGCTTCGTTTGATGAAGGAAGTACAAGCTGGATTACAGAAGCCGGTGATTACACCATAAAAGTTGGAGCCTCGTCGAAAGACATTAAAGAAAAAGCAACATTTTCTGTTGCCAACGATATAACAGTTCAGAAGGTATCAAAAGCTATGGTGCCTGAACGCGACTTTGAAAAAATGCATAGGTAG
- a CDS encoding carboxylesterase/lipase family protein produces the protein MKNVRIILFLGIALVFGACSTQPPMLIKDSVTIADGTVSGSFDESTGITTFKGIPFAAPPVGDLRWKAPQPVEPWEGVKQCTEFSASPMQATPAPFMMWTQEYIAPKEPLSEDCLYLNVWTPAKDATETRPVFVYIYGGGFSSGGSAVPIYDGEEMAKKGIVFISINYRVGTLGFLAHPELTAESPNNASGNYGLLDQVTALEWVNKNIAAFGGDPENVTIAGQSAGAFSVNYLVASPLTKGLIHRAIAESGGAVLSTNALARGGSLKSAEEAGIKFAESLGASSIEELRVKSAEEILSSRGGGAPIVDGYFLPKPVSEIFASGEQNDIPVIIGWNEDEGFGPPSVSGEQFKASLKDRFGDMADEFLAKFPMNTEEEAQTIQNDLGALQTFGVQSYKWMQLQNEKATSKVFMYRFERDVPYADGMSDFGAFHTGEVSYAYNNLKMSPRPWTEADYKLADLMSDYWVNFATSGDPNADGLPEWEAASPDNLKAMRFNTTSACDDVPSIELLQFLDKFYTETK, from the coding sequence ATGAAAAACGTACGCATAATTCTATTTCTTGGCATTGCCTTGGTTTTTGGGGCATGTTCAACTCAGCCACCCATGCTAATAAAAGATAGTGTAACTATTGCCGATGGAACGGTGAGTGGTTCTTTTGATGAAAGTACCGGAATTACCACTTTTAAGGGAATCCCGTTTGCTGCTCCGCCTGTAGGAGATTTGCGTTGGAAAGCACCACAACCCGTTGAACCCTGGGAAGGCGTGAAACAATGCACCGAATTTTCAGCCAGTCCGATGCAGGCAACTCCCGCACCTTTTATGATGTGGACGCAGGAATACATTGCTCCAAAAGAGCCCTTAAGCGAAGATTGTTTGTACCTGAATGTTTGGACTCCGGCTAAAGATGCTACTGAAACACGCCCCGTGTTTGTTTACATCTATGGCGGTGGTTTTTCAAGTGGTGGAAGTGCTGTGCCTATTTACGATGGCGAGGAAATGGCGAAAAAAGGCATCGTTTTTATTAGTATAAATTATCGTGTAGGAACTTTAGGATTTTTGGCGCATCCGGAACTTACTGCTGAATCGCCAAACAACGCTTCCGGAAATTATGGGTTACTCGATCAGGTTACGGCACTTGAGTGGGTGAATAAAAATATTGCAGCCTTTGGTGGCGATCCTGAGAATGTGACCATTGCCGGTCAGTCGGCTGGTGCGTTTAGTGTCAATTATTTAGTGGCAAGTCCGTTAACAAAAGGCCTTATTCACCGTGCCATTGCCGAGAGTGGTGGTGCTGTTCTTTCAACCAATGCGTTAGCACGTGGTGGTAGCCTGAAATCTGCAGAGGAAGCGGGTATAAAATTCGCCGAGTCTTTGGGGGCATCATCTATTGAAGAATTGCGGGTAAAAAGTGCTGAAGAAATTTTAAGCAGCAGAGGTGGTGGTGCACCGATCGTTGATGGTTATTTTCTGCCCAAACCGGTTAGTGAAATATTTGCCAGCGGAGAGCAAAACGATATTCCTGTGATAATTGGATGGAACGAAGATGAAGGATTTGGCCCGCCATCTGTTTCAGGAGAACAGTTTAAAGCCTCTTTAAAAGATCGATTTGGCGACATGGCCGATGAATTTCTGGCAAAATTCCCAATGAATACAGAAGAAGAAGCCCAAACCATTCAGAACGATCTGGGTGCCTTGCAAACTTTTGGTGTTCAGTCGTATAAGTGGATGCAACTACAAAATGAAAAGGCAACATCGAAGGTGTTTATGTATCGTTTTGAGCGCGATGTTCCTTATGCCGATGGAATGAGTGATTTTGGAGCTTTCCATACAGGGGAAGTTTCATACGCCTACAATAACCTGAAAATGAGCCCGCGTCCATGGACCGAGGCGGATTATAAACTGGCCGATCTGATGTCGGACTACTGGGTGAATTTTGCTACTTCAGGAGATCCAAATGCAGACGGATTGCCGGAGTGGGAAGCAGCTTCGCCTGATAACCTGAAAGCAATGCGCTTTAATACAACATCAGCGTGTGACGATGTACCAAGCATTGAACTGCTTCAATTTCTTGATAAATTTTATACCGAGACCAAATAA
- a CDS encoding multidrug effflux MFS transporter: MSLNRTSKFFIPVFTMVMAAMVAMSPFAIDTYIAALPDIAEFFGVKLNVAELTITLYFMGFAFGNFFGGPLSDAFGRKTIALTGIALYGLASLLITTCTKIEYVLLLRVLQAFGGGFATVTGNVFIRDWYSGKQVARFVTIISMIIMLAPLFAPVMGAALIHWYGWVSIFWFLLAFAILLFLSMWLLIPESRAPELITRKITGRQLLEKYRVFFSSKQSTILLFAISLPMSGLYIFITAASFIYIEYFNISQLRFPLFFSANVVLNIMLSFLNTILLKKHDPEKILRYGLLLQMLSGVTLAISVLMPEPQLWAVFASIVLYVGSLGLVFGNGTATILNHNPEVAGSANATIGIARFAISALIGSIMAMFHTGDLIPFGLVLFFCTLSGNILYNWALRIKA; the protein is encoded by the coding sequence ATGAGTTTAAACCGCACAAGCAAATTTTTTATTCCCGTATTCACAATGGTTATGGCTGCTATGGTGGCTATGTCGCCATTTGCAATTGATACCTACATTGCTGCCTTACCCGATATTGCTGAATTTTTTGGCGTAAAGCTAAACGTAGCTGAGTTGACCATTACATTGTATTTTATGGGATTTGCCTTTGGAAACTTTTTCGGTGGACCCTTGTCTGATGCTTTTGGACGAAAAACAATTGCCCTCACCGGAATTGCGCTTTACGGTTTGGCCTCTTTACTCATAACTACCTGCACCAAAATCGAATATGTTCTGTTGTTGCGTGTGCTTCAGGCTTTTGGAGGAGGTTTTGCAACGGTTACGGGGAATGTGTTTATTCGCGACTGGTACAGCGGAAAACAGGTAGCTCGTTTTGTTACCATCATTAGTATGATCATTATGCTGGCTCCTCTGTTTGCTCCGGTTATGGGCGCCGCATTAATTCATTGGTATGGCTGGGTGAGTATCTTTTGGTTTTTGCTGGCATTTGCCATTCTGTTGTTTTTATCCATGTGGTTGCTTATTCCCGAATCGCGAGCTCCGGAGCTGATCACCCGAAAAATTACGGGGCGGCAACTGTTGGAAAAGTACCGGGTATTTTTCTCGAGTAAACAAAGTACTATTTTGCTGTTTGCCATTAGTTTACCCATGTCGGGCTTGTACATTTTTATTACGGCGGCATCGTTTATTTATATCGAGTATTTCAATATCAGCCAATTGCGCTTTCCGCTGTTTTTTAGTGCAAATGTTGTTCTGAACATCATGCTTTCGTTTTTAAATACTATTCTTTTGAAGAAACACGATCCGGAAAAGATTTTGCGCTACGGCTTATTGTTGCAGATGCTTTCGGGCGTAACACTGGCCATTTCGGTGTTGATGCCCGAGCCGCAATTGTGGGCAGTATTTGCATCAATTGTGTTGTATGTGGGAAGTTTAGGTTTGGTTTTTGGAAACGGAACGGCCACAATTCTGAATCATAATCCGGAGGTTGCAGGATCGGCAAATGCTACTATCGGAATTGCCCGCTTTGCCATTAGTGCGCTAATCGGAAGTATAATGGCAATGTTTCACACCGGCGATCTTATCCCATTCGGCTTGGTATTGTTTTTCTGTACCCTCTCAGGAAATATCCTGTATAATTGGGCTTTGCGGATTAAAGCGTAA
- a CDS encoding NUDIX hydrolase, which produces MDKTTPINSTEYMNHISIDCVIFGFNNNELKVLLLHLKYSKEYSLPGGFLKYDETLEQAAQRIVRERTGLDKLFLKQFKVFSDPERSKSNKAILDADMAGSKPDKTFFDKRFISVGFYSLVDFRKVKPTPDLFSDRCDWVSLNEDVSMLLDHKQIIQEAISTLRLQLNQQPIGLKLLPRKFTMPELQTLYETILGRDLDRRNFQRKMLNYNILDKLKERKTGGAHKSPYLYSFNMERYQKALEDGLSGIW; this is translated from the coding sequence TTGGATAAAACAACGCCGATCAATTCAACAGAGTACATGAATCACATATCAATCGATTGTGTGATATTCGGGTTTAACAACAATGAGCTTAAAGTATTGCTTTTACATTTAAAGTATTCAAAGGAATATTCGCTTCCCGGAGGATTTTTAAAATATGATGAAACGCTTGAGCAGGCGGCACAACGAATAGTTAGAGAGCGCACCGGGCTTGACAAGCTGTTTTTAAAACAATTTAAGGTATTTAGCGATCCGGAAAGATCAAAATCGAATAAAGCGATACTCGATGCCGACATGGCCGGCTCAAAGCCTGACAAGACTTTTTTTGATAAACGTTTTATCTCTGTTGGGTTTTATTCTTTGGTTGACTTTCGGAAAGTAAAACCAACACCCGACCTTTTCTCCGACCGGTGTGATTGGGTATCTTTAAATGAGGATGTTTCGATGCTGCTCGACCATAAACAAATTATTCAGGAGGCCATCAGCACTTTGCGTTTACAGCTTAACCAGCAACCCATTGGTTTAAAACTGTTACCCCGGAAATTTACCATGCCCGAACTTCAGACACTTTATGAAACGATTCTTGGCCGTGATCTGGACCGACGCAATTTTCAGCGCAAAATGTTAAACTACAACATTCTCGACAAGCTAAAAGAACGGAAAACAGGTGGTGCACACAAATCGCCGTACTTGTATTCGTTTAATATGGAACGCTACCAAAAAGCTTTGGAAGATGGATTGAGTGGAATCTGGTAA
- a CDS encoding glycoside hydrolase family 88/105 protein: MRTFAIIFLFIALIGCNSKTTKQNSVQTTEPLWLVKFAETVLHEADSLIYYQREKPKYEYDYAFLGDAIYKLKDVDPKYGAYLKDYIDYFLHEDGEIDGQKTSDYNIDRVRPGNSMISLYQDYGDEKYRLGIETLVEQMKGQPRTNSGGFWHKKIYPYQMWLDGLYMASPFLARYAKEFDQPQWFDEVTFQLQEVYKSTLDEKTGLVYHAWDESREQRWCNKETGQSKHFWSRATGWYMMALVDVLEYLPEDHKDREALISILNDLSASLLNVRDVETGLWYQVLDMGGEEGNYVEASGSAMIVYSYAKGAKKGWLPESYLEIAENAFDSTTENLVSEDENGLVTLTNTCGACGLGGNPYREGDYNYYISEKKVDNDQKGVAPMILAAIELNK, translated from the coding sequence ATGAGGACATTTGCAATTATCTTTCTATTTATTGCGCTAATCGGATGCAATTCAAAAACTACCAAACAAAATTCAGTACAAACTACGGAGCCCTTATGGTTGGTAAAATTTGCTGAAACCGTTTTACACGAAGCAGACAGTTTGATTTATTATCAGCGCGAAAAACCCAAATACGAGTACGATTACGCTTTTCTGGGCGATGCCATTTATAAATTAAAAGACGTTGACCCGAAATATGGTGCTTACCTGAAAGATTATATCGATTACTTTTTGCACGAAGATGGCGAAATTGACGGTCAAAAAACTTCGGATTACAACATCGACCGTGTAAGACCCGGTAACAGCATGATTTCGTTGTACCAGGACTACGGCGATGAAAAATATCGCCTGGGAATAGAAACGCTGGTGGAGCAAATGAAAGGCCAGCCGCGGACAAATTCCGGTGGTTTTTGGCATAAAAAAATATACCCCTATCAAATGTGGTTGGATGGTTTGTACATGGCCTCTCCGTTTTTGGCTCGTTATGCCAAAGAATTCGATCAGCCACAGTGGTTCGATGAGGTTACTTTTCAACTGCAGGAAGTGTATAAAAGTACGCTCGATGAAAAAACGGGGCTGGTTTACCATGCCTGGGACGAAAGTCGCGAGCAACGCTGGTGCAACAAAGAAACCGGCCAGTCGAAACACTTCTGGAGCCGTGCTACAGGCTGGTACATGATGGCTTTGGTTGATGTGTTGGAATACTTACCTGAAGATCATAAAGACAGGGAAGCACTGATCAGCATTCTGAATGATCTTAGCGCATCCCTTTTAAATGTGCGCGATGTGGAGACCGGCTTATGGTACCAGGTGTTGGATATGGGCGGCGAAGAAGGCAACTATGTAGAAGCATCGGGATCGGCAATGATTGTTTATTCCTATGCAAAAGGAGCTAAAAAGGGTTGGCTGCCGGAAAGCTATCTTGAAATCGCCGAAAACGCTTTTGATAGTACAACTGAAAACCTGGTTTCGGAAGATGAAAATGGTTTAGTAACTTTAACCAATACTTGCGGAGCCTGTGGTTTGGGCGGAAATCCATACCGCGAAGGAGATTATAATTACTATATTTCGGAGAAAAAGGTGGATAACGACCAAAAGGGTGTGGCACCAATGATTTTAGCAGCAATTGAATTAAATAAATAA